In Pseudomonas hamedanensis, a single window of DNA contains:
- a CDS encoding dihydrodipicolinate synthase family protein, translating to MSDNIFTGCMPALMTPCTAQRKPDFDALVAKGRELIDIGMSAVVYCGSMGDWPLLTEAERQEGVARLVAAGVPTIVGTGAVNTREAVSHAAHAAKVGAQGLMVIPRVLSRGASATAQKAHFAAILQAAPNLPAVIYNSPYYGFATRADLFFELRREYPNLIGFKEFGGAADLRYAAENITSKDDDVTLMVGVDTQVVHGFVNCNATGAITGIGNALPREVLQLVALSKQAAQGDAKARRQARELESALAVLSSFDEGCDLVLYYKHLMVLNGDKEYALHFNETDTLSDSQRRYAEKQYSLFRHWYENWSAEQNFA from the coding sequence ATGAGCGACAACATTTTCACCGGTTGCATGCCGGCCCTGATGACCCCGTGCACGGCCCAGCGTAAACCCGACTTTGATGCGCTGGTGGCCAAGGGTCGCGAGCTGATCGATATCGGCATGAGCGCCGTGGTTTATTGCGGCTCCATGGGCGACTGGCCGTTGCTCACCGAGGCCGAGCGCCAGGAAGGCGTGGCGCGGCTGGTAGCCGCCGGCGTGCCGACCATCGTCGGCACGGGCGCGGTGAACACCCGTGAGGCGGTGTCTCACGCAGCCCATGCAGCGAAAGTCGGCGCGCAAGGCTTGATGGTCATCCCGCGTGTGCTGTCCCGTGGGGCTTCGGCGACGGCGCAAAAGGCTCACTTTGCCGCCATTCTGCAAGCCGCGCCGAACTTGCCGGCAGTGATCTACAACAGCCCTTACTACGGCTTCGCCACCCGCGCCGATCTGTTTTTCGAACTGCGCCGCGAGTACCCGAACCTGATCGGCTTCAAGGAATTCGGCGGTGCTGCGGATTTGCGTTACGCGGCAGAAAACATCACCTCCAAGGATGACGACGTGACGCTGATGGTCGGCGTCGACACCCAAGTGGTGCACGGTTTCGTCAACTGCAACGCCACCGGCGCCATCACTGGCATCGGCAACGCCCTGCCCCGGGAAGTGCTGCAACTGGTGGCCCTGAGCAAGCAAGCGGCGCAAGGCGATGCCAAGGCACGACGTCAGGCGCGGGAACTGGAATCGGCGCTGGCGGTGCTGTCATCGTTCGATGAAGGTTGTGATCTGGTGCTGTATTACAAGCACCTGATGGTGCTCAACGGGGACAAGGAATACGCCCTGCACTTCAACGAGACCGACACGTTGAGCGATTCGCAACGGCGCTACGCCGAGAAGCAGTATTCGCTGTTCCGTCACTGGTACGAAAACTGGTCGGCCGAGCAGAACTTCGCCTGA
- a CDS encoding aldehyde dehydrogenase (NADP(+)) produces MTLTGNLLIGQQSVAGERQSVHGINPATNQTLEPAYAGASTEQVEQACALAWAAQDAYRETSLAARAEFLECIASHIEQLGDELIERAHAETGLPHARLQGERGRTCQQLRLFARTVRAGEWLDVRVDTAHPQRQPLPRSDLRQRQIALGPVAVFGASNFPLAFSVAGGDTASALAAGCPVIVKAHSAHPGTSELVGRAVARAIKDCALPEGVFSLLFDSGYQVGIALVSDWRIKAAGFTGSRTGGLALMQAAQARLEPIPVYAEMSSINPVLLFPAALHNRAQALAEGFVASLTLGAGQFCTNPGLLVAQKGPALDAFLRAVTELIPHSTAQTMLTPGIFSAYAAGVTALQDNPRARTVAAGQSGAGPNRCQAHVFITDAVDFLADHRLHAETFGAASLVVQCSNNEEIRQVCEHLEGQLTATLHVDDADLALARTLLPSLERKAGRLLVNGWPTGVEVCDAMVHGGPYPATSDARTTSVGTAAIQRFLRPVCYQDFPDKLLPTALQKTNPLHLHRLLDGQREDASHGE; encoded by the coding sequence ATGACTTTGACGGGCAATTTGCTGATCGGCCAACAATCGGTGGCGGGCGAACGCCAATCCGTCCACGGGATCAACCCGGCGACCAACCAGACACTGGAACCGGCCTATGCCGGCGCGTCGACCGAGCAGGTTGAACAGGCCTGCGCGCTGGCCTGGGCAGCGCAAGACGCCTATCGCGAAACCAGCCTTGCTGCCCGTGCCGAATTTCTTGAATGCATTGCCTCGCACATCGAGCAGCTTGGCGATGAACTGATCGAGCGCGCCCACGCCGAAACCGGTCTGCCGCACGCACGTCTTCAGGGCGAGCGCGGCCGCACTTGCCAGCAACTGCGCCTGTTCGCCCGAACGGTGCGCGCCGGTGAGTGGCTCGATGTGCGCGTCGACACCGCGCATCCACAACGCCAACCGCTGCCGCGCTCGGACCTGCGTCAACGGCAGATTGCACTGGGGCCAGTGGCGGTGTTTGGCGCGAGCAACTTTCCGCTGGCCTTTTCCGTGGCCGGCGGTGATACCGCCTCGGCACTGGCCGCCGGTTGCCCGGTGATCGTCAAGGCCCACAGCGCGCACCCCGGTACCAGCGAACTGGTGGGCCGCGCGGTCGCCCGAGCGATCAAGGACTGCGCGTTGCCCGAGGGCGTATTTTCGTTGCTGTTCGATTCCGGTTACCAGGTGGGCATTGCGCTGGTCAGCGACTGGCGCATCAAAGCCGCAGGCTTCACCGGCTCACGCACCGGCGGACTGGCCTTGATGCAAGCGGCGCAAGCGCGGCTGGAGCCGATTCCGGTGTACGCGGAAATGAGTTCGATCAACCCGGTGCTGCTGTTTCCGGCAGCCTTGCACAATCGCGCGCAGGCGCTGGCCGAAGGGTTTGTCGCATCGCTGACCCTGGGCGCCGGGCAGTTCTGTACCAATCCAGGGTTGCTAGTCGCCCAAAAAGGTCCGGCGCTGGATGCGTTTCTCCGTGCGGTGACCGAACTGATTCCCCACAGCACGGCGCAAACCATGCTGACGCCGGGCATTTTCAGCGCCTATGCAGCGGGCGTGACGGCGTTGCAGGACAATCCCCGCGCACGCACGGTCGCCGCGGGTCAATCCGGCGCCGGCCCGAATCGGTGTCAGGCGCATGTCTTCATCACCGACGCCGTCGATTTTCTCGCCGATCATCGCCTGCACGCCGAAACCTTCGGCGCCGCCTCGCTGGTGGTGCAATGCAGCAATAACGAAGAAATCCGTCAGGTCTGCGAACACTTGGAAGGTCAACTGACCGCGACTTTGCACGTGGATGACGCTGACCTTGCTCTGGCCCGCACATTGCTGCCGAGCCTGGAACGCAAGGCCGGGCGCCTGCTGGTCAACGGCTGGCCAACCGGTGTCGAAGTGTGCGATGCCATGGTTCACGGCGGGCCTTATCCGGCGACATCCGACGCGCGGACCACTTCGGTCGGCACTGCCGCGATCCAGCGATTCCTGCGGCCGGTGTGCTATCAGGATTTCCCCGACAAGTTGTTGCCCACGGCGCTGCAAAAAACCAATCCGCTGCACCTGCATCGCTTGCTCGACGGCCAACGGGAAGACGCAAGCCATGGCGAATAA